One Nodularia sp. LEGE 06071 DNA segment encodes these proteins:
- a CDS encoding ChaB family protein yields the protein MLYKSNDDLPLEIRTKLSEAYQDLYRAAFNSAIHWYGEASQAHQVALSAVKMRLATDRNAFV from the coding sequence ATGTTATACAAGTCCAATGATGACTTGCCTTTAGAGATTCGCACTAAGTTATCTGAGGCTTACCAGGATCTTTACCGGGCTGCTTTTAACTCGGCAATCCATTGGTATGGTGAAGCTTCTCAAGCCCACCAAGTAGCCTTAAGTGCCGTAAAAATGCGGTTGGCTACAGATAGGAATGCTTTTGTTTAA
- the hisIE gene encoding bifunctional phosphoribosyl-AMP cyclohydrolase/phosphoribosyl-ATP diphosphatase HisIE, giving the protein MFSTDPHSLPHSIPVDKICYDERGLVPTIIQDYLDGTVLMMAWMSQESLKKTLETGETWFWSRSRQELWHKGATSGHIQKVQSVRYDCDSDALLIGVEQLGDIACHTGERSCFHQVEGAIVAPPGDTLSQVFQVICDRRDNPVDTSYTCKLLAGGDNKILKKIGEESAEVVMAFKDDEEDAIAGEVADLLYHTLVALAHHQVDVKSVYRKLQERRR; this is encoded by the coding sequence ATGTTTTCTACTGATCCGCATTCACTACCACACTCTATTCCTGTTGATAAGATTTGCTACGATGAACGGGGTTTAGTGCCGACAATTATCCAAGATTATTTGGATGGCACTGTTTTAATGATGGCGTGGATGAGTCAGGAATCATTAAAAAAGACTTTAGAAACTGGGGAAACTTGGTTTTGGAGTCGTTCTCGCCAGGAGTTATGGCATAAGGGAGCCACTTCTGGACATATTCAAAAGGTGCAAAGTGTCCGTTATGACTGTGATAGTGATGCACTGCTCATTGGTGTGGAGCAGCTAGGAGATATTGCCTGTCACACTGGAGAACGCAGTTGTTTTCATCAAGTAGAAGGGGCAATTGTTGCTCCACCAGGGGATACATTATCTCAAGTATTTCAGGTGATCTGCGATCGCCGTGACAATCCCGTGGACACTTCTTATACCTGTAAGTTATTGGCCGGTGGCGATAACAAAATTTTAAAAAAGATCGGCGAGGAAAGCGCTGAGGTCGTCATGGCGTTTAAGGATGATGAAGAGGATGCGATCGCCGGTGAAGTTGCAGATTTACTCTACCATACGCTGGTTGCCTTAGCTCATCATCAAGTCGATGTGAAGTCAGTATATCGCAAGTTACAAGAACGTCGGCGATAA